A genomic segment from Candidatus Viadribacter manganicus encodes:
- the gshB gene encoding glutathione synthase: MTSLRIAVQMDPIEKMIVNHDTSLALMVEAQARGHELWWFTPNDLFYDTGVVKANARRVSVSFTEAAHYETHEEAVRSVDDFDVVLVRQDPPFDMGYVSNTYLLELVDTLVINPPQGIRNISEKMSILQFPELTPTTWVGRDVEALEAFAKRFDQVVLKILFMMGGEGVIKLAASDPQFKKKARAFISAAGREPILAQEFLPAVSGGDKRVFVLNGEPFAALKRLPKAGDFRANLAVGGQAAAGELDDDDRAIAAAVAPLLQREGIVFAGLDVIAGKLIEINVTSPTLAQELKRLSGLDLPKAFWDRVEAIA, from the coding sequence ATGACATCGCTCCGCATTGCCGTGCAAATGGATCCGATCGAGAAGATGATCGTGAACCATGACACTTCGCTTGCCCTGATGGTCGAGGCGCAGGCGCGAGGGCATGAACTGTGGTGGTTCACGCCAAACGACTTGTTTTACGATACGGGTGTTGTGAAGGCCAACGCACGCCGCGTTTCGGTTAGTTTCACTGAAGCGGCCCACTACGAGACGCACGAAGAGGCGGTGCGCTCCGTCGATGATTTTGATGTTGTCCTCGTTCGCCAAGATCCCCCATTCGATATGGGATATGTCTCCAACACCTATTTGTTGGAATTGGTCGATACGCTTGTCATCAACCCACCGCAGGGCATTCGTAACATCTCGGAAAAGATGTCGATCCTGCAGTTTCCGGAATTGACGCCGACAACTTGGGTTGGTCGCGACGTTGAGGCTCTTGAAGCGTTCGCAAAGCGCTTTGACCAAGTGGTGCTCAAAATCCTCTTCATGATGGGCGGAGAAGGCGTGATTAAGCTCGCCGCTAGCGATCCTCAGTTCAAGAAGAAGGCGCGCGCATTTATCTCGGCCGCGGGTCGCGAGCCGATTTTGGCGCAGGAATTTTTACCTGCTGTGTCCGGCGGCGATAAGCGCGTGTTCGTGCTGAATGGGGAGCCGTTCGCCGCTTTGAAACGGCTCCCCAAGGCCGGTGACTTCCGCGCCAATCTCGCTGTGGGTGGTCAGGCCGCCGCCGGTGAATTGGATGATGACGATCGGGCAATCGCGGCGGCGGTGGCGCCGCTGTTGCAGCGGGAAGGCATTGTCTTCGCCGGTCTCGATGTGATTGCGGGAAAGCTTATAGAGATCAACGTTACCTCGCCCACTTTGGCGCAGGAGCTGAAGCGGCTCTCTGGACTTGATTTGCCGAAGGCGTTCTGGGACCGCGTCGAAGCGATCGCCTAA
- the folE gene encoding GTP cyclohydrolase I FolE — MTKKRTQAEAEAAVRVLIEWAGDDPDREGLLETPARVARSYRELFAGYAENPRDYLERTFEEVGGYDELIVLRDIRVVSFCEHHMLPFTGRAHVGYLPTNRVVGISKLSRVVNAFSRRLQIQEKLTAEIADAIHEILHPQGVGVMIESEHSCMSMRGVNTPGSHLVTSRLMGVVRDDPRTRKEFLSLARGG, encoded by the coding sequence ATGACCAAGAAACGCACGCAAGCCGAAGCTGAAGCCGCCGTCCGCGTCTTGATAGAATGGGCCGGCGACGATCCCGATCGCGAAGGGCTACTTGAAACACCCGCGCGCGTTGCGCGCTCCTATCGCGAACTCTTCGCCGGCTATGCCGAAAATCCACGTGATTACCTCGAACGGACATTCGAGGAGGTCGGCGGTTACGATGAACTTATCGTCCTGCGCGACATACGCGTGGTCAGCTTCTGTGAACATCACATGCTGCCATTCACCGGCAGAGCACATGTCGGATACCTGCCGACCAACCGCGTCGTCGGTATCTCAAAGCTCTCGCGCGTGGTGAACGCCTTCTCACGGCGCCTGCAAATTCAAGAAAAGCTAACCGCCGAGATTGCGGACGCCATTCACGAAATCCTCCACCCGCAGGGCGTCGGCGTCATGATCGAATCTGAGCATTCGTGCATGTCGATGCGCGGTGTGAACACGCCTGGATCACATCTTGTGACATCGCGCCTTATGGGCGTCGTCCGCGATGATCCGCGCACGCGCAAAGAATTCTTGAGTCTCGCACGTGGCGGTTAG
- a CDS encoding SLC13 family permease, producing MTDENIAGEETGFGRLGRWIGLILGPALAVGLQMLAPPDGLTPEAWRVVSLAGLMVIWWVTEAIPISATALIPLAALPLIGALSMKDAASPYADPIVFLFIGGFILAACVERWRLHERIALSIASISGGRPVALVGGFMLASMLISMWISNTATTLMLAPIAIGAARAMSGGAKPDLALGGALTLGVAHAATIGGIGTPVGTPTNLIAIAFFERAGEPIAFADWMAKAIPIMLLMMPVAWLLLCWPLFGKGHARFKAIGAVVKDALKALGPMTRPEMRIGLIFALVAIAWMTRTELAKLPGLGALTDTGVAIFGALLLFFVPSGLGNGEKLIDWKTAERIPWGIAILFGGGLALAAAMEATGLAAWIGQWIGGLDGLTAFALVALLVVTTILVSELASNVATLTSMLPVVAAVATATDTPLQQLAFPVALAASFAFMLPVATAPNAIAYSSGLLTLKRMLTVGFGLNVAAIVLIMTFAT from the coding sequence ATGACCGACGAGAACATCGCCGGCGAAGAGACCGGTTTTGGCCGCCTTGGCCGCTGGATTGGCCTCATTTTGGGACCCGCACTGGCGGTTGGTCTCCAGATGCTGGCACCCCCCGACGGCCTGACGCCCGAGGCTTGGCGAGTCGTCTCACTTGCTGGCCTGATGGTCATCTGGTGGGTCACCGAGGCTATTCCGATTTCGGCGACGGCTCTAATCCCGCTGGCGGCGCTGCCATTGATCGGCGCCCTCAGCATGAAAGACGCGGCGTCCCCCTACGCAGATCCAATCGTCTTTCTCTTCATCGGCGGTTTCATTCTCGCAGCGTGCGTCGAACGCTGGCGACTGCACGAGCGCATCGCGCTCTCGATCGCGTCCATCTCCGGGGGCCGTCCTGTCGCCCTCGTCGGCGGCTTCATGCTGGCGTCGATGCTGATCTCAATGTGGATCTCCAACACTGCAACCACGCTTATGCTGGCGCCGATCGCAATTGGCGCCGCGCGCGCCATGTCAGGCGGCGCCAAGCCAGATCTCGCACTAGGCGGCGCCCTCACGCTCGGCGTCGCTCACGCCGCCACAATCGGCGGCATCGGCACGCCGGTTGGCACGCCCACCAACCTTATCGCGATAGCGTTCTTCGAGCGCGCGGGTGAGCCAATCGCGTTCGCCGATTGGATGGCGAAGGCCATTCCAATCATGCTCCTCATGATGCCGGTCGCTTGGCTGCTCTTGTGTTGGCCGCTCTTCGGGAAAGGCCACGCGCGCTTTAAGGCCATTGGCGCTGTCGTGAAGGACGCCCTCAAAGCTCTTGGCCCGATGACGCGTCCTGAAATGCGCATCGGGCTCATCTTTGCTCTCGTAGCGATTGCCTGGATGACGCGCACGGAGCTTGCCAAACTCCCAGGGCTTGGCGCGCTCACAGATACTGGAGTCGCGATTTTTGGCGCGCTGCTCTTGTTCTTTGTGCCTTCCGGTCTCGGCAACGGCGAAAAACTGATCGATTGGAAGACCGCCGAACGCATTCCGTGGGGCATTGCTATCCTCTTTGGCGGCGGCCTTGCACTTGCTGCAGCGATGGAAGCGACCGGCCTCGCAGCCTGGATCGGCCAGTGGATTGGCGGCTTAGATGGCCTCACCGCCTTCGCGCTCGTGGCGCTTTTGGTGGTGACCACCATTTTGGTGTCAGAGCTGGCGAGCAACGTCGCGACGTTGACCTCTATGCTGCCTGTAGTAGCCGCTGTCGCCACAGCGACCGACACACCGCTCCAACAATTGGCTTTCCCGGTAGCCCTCGCCGCCAGTTTCGCCTTCATGCTGCCAGTTGCAACCGCACCGAATGCGATCGCCTACTCATCCGGGCTACTGACATTGAAGCGAATGCTCACGGTCGGATTTGGCCTCAACGTAGCGGCGATCGTGCTCATCATGACCTTCGCCACCTGA
- a CDS encoding YqaA family protein, translating to MMNAARSPNAERALFVVSFAESSFFPLPPDLMLGPMAAAEPSKWLRYALVCTVASVLGGLAGYAIGMFLMDQVGRYILDFFGYSGGREMELRAFYDQYGAWFIFLKGLTPIPYKLVTILSGALHFSIPIFILASTLTRGLRFALVAWIFQKFGPQIAPVMEKRMGLVLIVVAVVLVAAVLALKYIPH from the coding sequence ATGATGAACGCCGCCCGCTCGCCAAATGCGGAGCGCGCATTGTTCGTGGTGTCGTTCGCGGAAAGTTCGTTCTTTCCACTGCCGCCGGATTTGATGCTTGGCCCGATGGCGGCGGCGGAACCCTCGAAGTGGCTTCGTTACGCGCTTGTTTGCACGGTCGCTTCGGTGCTTGGCGGGTTGGCGGGCTATGCGATTGGGATGTTCCTGATGGATCAGGTCGGGCGCTACATTCTCGACTTCTTCGGCTATTCCGGCGGCCGCGAGATGGAGCTCCGCGCATTTTACGATCAATACGGCGCTTGGTTCATCTTCCTGAAGGGCCTAACGCCGATCCCGTACAAGCTGGTGACCATCCTGTCGGGAGCGCTGCATTTCTCAATCCCGATCTTCATCTTGGCTTCGACACTCACACGCGGGCTGCGCTTTGCGCTGGTGGCTTGGATTTTTCAGAAGTTCGGGCCGCAGATTGCCCCAGTTATGGAAAAGCGAATGGGCCTGGTGCTGATCGTGGTCGCCGTGGTGCTCGTCGCGGCGGTTTTGGCGCTCAAGTACATCCCCCACTAA
- a CDS encoding disulfide bond formation protein B, which produces MILRLRPIWPVLTLFVSSAMLAAAHFYFQAYLALQPCQLCLKQREWHWGVLAVSALVFVVTRFKPAWLNWGIVLIGLVLLGSAGMGGYHVAVEQHLVVAQCDVGATVNAADLSLDNLAEDLRPPRCDEIVWSLFGISMAGYNALISLALALASFYVALTGRRSQ; this is translated from the coding sequence ATGATCTTGCGGTTGCGCCCAATTTGGCCCGTCCTGACACTGTTCGTTTCCAGCGCCATGCTGGCGGCGGCGCACTTCTACTTTCAGGCGTATTTGGCTCTGCAGCCATGTCAGCTCTGTCTGAAACAGCGCGAATGGCATTGGGGCGTGCTCGCCGTTTCCGCGCTCGTTTTTGTCGTGACGCGGTTCAAACCGGCGTGGCTGAATTGGGGGATCGTTCTTATCGGCCTCGTGCTTTTGGGCAGCGCGGGGATGGGCGGTTACCACGTTGCCGTCGAGCAGCACTTGGTCGTCGCGCAGTGCGATGTCGGCGCTACAGTGAACGCCGCCGATTTGAGTTTGGACAATCTCGCAGAAGACTTACGCCCGCCGCGCTGCGATGAGATCGTGTGGTCGTTGTTCGGCATATCAATGGCCGGTTACAATGCGCTTATCTCGTTGGCGCTGGCGCTTGCTAGCTTCTACGTCGCGCTCACTGGAAGGCGCTCTCAATGA
- a CDS encoding demethoxyubiquinone hydroxylase family protein encodes MSRSHPPMPGENVAKRRLEEMIRVDHAGEYGAVQIYRGQRAVFGRIEGKSLAARLIGEMEAGEQEHLKTFDRLIAERGVRPTLMAPVWRVAGFGLGAVTALLGEQAAHACTEAVEEVIEEHYGRQGEELDGVDTELKYVVDKFRAEEIAHKETAIDQGARQAPGYPVLSAVIKFGCRAAIRISEKI; translated from the coding sequence ATGAGCCGCTCACACCCGCCAATGCCCGGTGAAAACGTCGCGAAGCGACGTCTCGAAGAAATGATCCGTGTTGATCACGCCGGCGAATATGGCGCCGTGCAAATTTATCGGGGCCAGCGCGCGGTGTTCGGGCGTATCGAGGGCAAGTCCCTTGCAGCACGTTTGATCGGAGAAATGGAAGCGGGCGAGCAGGAGCATCTGAAGACGTTCGATCGTTTGATCGCGGAGCGCGGCGTACGACCCACACTGATGGCGCCGGTTTGGCGTGTGGCGGGCTTCGGGCTCGGCGCGGTTACAGCTCTGTTGGGCGAACAGGCCGCGCACGCTTGCACTGAAGCCGTAGAGGAAGTGATCGAAGAGCATTACGGCCGTCAGGGTGAAGAACTCGATGGCGTGGATACAGAGCTCAAGTACGTGGTCGACAAATTCCGCGCCGAAGAAATCGCCCACAAGGAAACGGCCATTGATCAAGGTGCGCGACAAGCGCCGGGCTATCCTGTGCTCTCGGCGGTTATCAAATTCGGCTGCCGCGCCGCGATCCGAATTTCGGAAAAAATATGA
- a CDS encoding GNAT family N-acetyltransferase → MNLTVRALRAGELDACAAVLTDAFVDEAGLNYWLRQDAGRERARRKFFDAVVREMLHPCRDITVAEADGAIAGAAIWLGPGLKGFDFPWWRELFYTPLFLSIAGAAGLKRAQELGARLTACHPAAPHAHLQFLGVSGSAQGRGVGSELLKSTLAPLDRSGTVAYLEASTERNVSLYARHGFEVTNEFDLPGLHFWCMTRMAR, encoded by the coding sequence ATGAACCTCACGGTTCGCGCTCTACGAGCGGGTGAGCTAGATGCTTGCGCCGCCGTGCTCACCGACGCTTTTGTCGATGAGGCGGGGCTGAATTATTGGCTCCGCCAGGACGCGGGCCGCGAGCGTGCGCGTCGTAAATTCTTCGATGCTGTGGTGCGCGAGATGCTTCACCCATGTCGCGATATCACGGTGGCCGAGGCCGATGGGGCCATCGCGGGGGCGGCGATTTGGCTTGGGCCGGGCCTTAAAGGCTTCGACTTTCCCTGGTGGCGCGAGCTTTTCTATACGCCGCTTTTCTTATCCATCGCAGGCGCAGCGGGACTGAAACGCGCGCAGGAATTGGGTGCGCGCCTGACGGCATGCCATCCGGCTGCGCCTCATGCGCATCTGCAGTTTCTTGGTGTGTCGGGCAGCGCGCAGGGGCGCGGCGTCGGCTCGGAGTTGTTGAAGAGCACACTCGCTCCGCTGGATCGCAGCGGGACAGTTGCTTACCTCGAAGCTTCGACCGAGCGGAACGTGTCGCTGTATGCGAGACACGGCTTTGAAGTGACGAACGAGTTCGATCTTCCGGGTCTGCACTTTTGGTGCATGACGCGGATGGCGCGCTAA
- a CDS encoding methyltransferase domain-containing protein, whose protein sequence is MSHPTLGPFEPRLVRQRKRRARASFRDASFLHERVCADLADRLEVIPRPFERVLALGGYGLFSEEVRARPELSARVASIFEADLDLVDPEFLPFAPGAFDLIVSPLALHWINDLPGALIQLRLALRPDGLLLASLFGGETLTELRLSLIEAEFELLGGAGPRVSPFADLQDIAGLLQRAGFALPAADRDVVAVRYAEPMRLLSDLRAMGETSALRERNPTNLSRRILARAFEVYHTRYADENKRVLATFEILTATGWSPHESQQKPLRPGSAKTRLADALNTKEQSAGEKPSDT, encoded by the coding sequence ATGAGCCACCCCACCCTGGGTCCATTCGAGCCACGGCTTGTGCGTCAGCGCAAGCGGCGCGCACGCGCTTCCTTTCGCGACGCGTCTTTTCTTCATGAGCGCGTCTGTGCGGACTTGGCCGATCGTTTGGAGGTCATCCCCAGGCCGTTCGAGCGCGTTCTGGCGCTTGGAGGCTATGGACTCTTCTCCGAAGAGGTTCGCGCCCGACCTGAGCTTTCCGCCCGCGTCGCGAGCATCTTCGAGGCCGACCTCGACCTCGTGGACCCAGAATTCTTGCCGTTCGCCCCCGGCGCCTTCGACCTCATTGTTTCGCCCCTAGCCCTCCATTGGATCAATGATCTTCCAGGCGCGCTTATCCAACTTCGCTTGGCGTTGCGGCCTGACGGTCTGCTGCTCGCCTCGCTCTTCGGTGGCGAGACTTTGACGGAGCTTCGTCTTTCACTGATCGAGGCCGAGTTTGAACTTCTGGGCGGCGCGGGCCCACGCGTCTCGCCATTTGCCGACCTGCAAGACATTGCCGGCTTGCTCCAGCGCGCTGGCTTTGCGCTTCCCGCGGCCGATCGCGATGTCGTTGCGGTGCGCTATGCTGAACCGATGCGCTTGCTGTCGGATCTGCGCGCAATGGGCGAAACCTCAGCTCTACGCGAACGCAATCCAACCAATCTGAGCCGCCGTATTCTCGCCCGCGCCTTTGAAGTTTATCACACACGATATGCGGACGAGAATAAGCGAGTCCTCGCGACATTCGAGATTCTGACGGCGACCGGTTGGTCGCCGCACGAGAGCCAGCAGAAGCCGCTGCGACCTGGAAGTGCAAAAACACGCCTCGCCGACGCGCTGAATACGAAGGAGCAATCGGCAGGGGAAAAACCAAGCGATACTTAG
- a CDS encoding ComF family protein, which produces MILDLKRAGRRDGLPVFAKWMSAAASEALERADLAAPAPMHWTRLAMRSFNQAAWLAQAVARAGGKPWKPGAF; this is translated from the coding sequence ATGATCCTTGATTTGAAGCGCGCTGGGCGTCGCGATGGCTTGCCGGTCTTTGCCAAGTGGATGTCGGCCGCCGCCTCTGAGGCGCTCGAACGAGCAGATTTGGCAGCGCCGGCGCCGATGCATTGGACGCGTTTGGCGATGCGCAGCTTTAATCAGGCGGCTTGGCTGGCGCAGGCTGTCGCCCGGGCAGGCGGTAAGCCTTGGAAGCCCGGAGCATTTTGA
- the grxC gene encoding glutaredoxin 3, which produces MAPVTIYTRSFCPYCTRAVALLQRKGVEVKEIDATGCPQTRQEMIQRSGRWTFPQIFVGDTHVGGCDDLHALEQRGALDPLLAGA; this is translated from the coding sequence ATGGCCCCGGTAACGATCTACACCCGCTCCTTCTGCCCATACTGCACGCGAGCCGTCGCGTTGCTGCAGCGCAAGGGAGTTGAGGTGAAGGAGATCGACGCAACCGGATGCCCGCAGACGCGGCAAGAAATGATCCAGCGGTCGGGCCGCTGGACGTTCCCGCAAATCTTTGTCGGCGACACGCACGTTGGCGGTTGCGATGACCTTCATGCGCTTGAGCAACGCGGTGCGCTCGACCCATTGTTGGCGGGCGCCTGA
- a CDS encoding carbon-nitrogen hydrolase family protein encodes MRKLRVAAVQLRSGIDPAVNRAAAMPLLREAASAGARFIATPECTMVLDRDKSRMLKTIGSAQIESELKAWGSIAQELGVWLLLGSGSIDAGNGKVFNRSFVFEPSGKVAAKYDKINLFDVTLGGGETYRESDTFEGGSQAVVIAGPMDAKIGLTICYDVRFAPLYSALARGGAEIITAPAAFTVPTGQAHWETLLRARAIETHCYVIAPAQGGKHEDGRSTYGHSLIIDPWGKVLAHLDHDEPGYIVADLDLDAVSSAREKIPAWQGGRSFTGP; translated from the coding sequence ATGCGAAAGTTGCGGGTAGCGGCGGTTCAGCTGCGTTCTGGCATTGATCCGGCCGTCAATCGCGCAGCGGCTATGCCGCTCTTGCGCGAAGCGGCGTCGGCGGGTGCGCGCTTTATAGCGACACCCGAGTGCACGATGGTGCTTGATCGCGACAAGTCGCGCATGCTGAAGACCATTGGCTCGGCGCAGATCGAAAGCGAACTCAAGGCGTGGGGCTCCATAGCGCAAGAGCTCGGCGTTTGGCTGTTGCTGGGATCCGGTTCGATCGACGCTGGAAACGGGAAGGTCTTCAACCGTTCATTCGTGTTTGAGCCAAGCGGAAAGGTTGCGGCCAAGTACGACAAGATCAACCTGTTCGATGTCACGTTGGGCGGGGGTGAGACCTATCGCGAGAGTGATACGTTCGAAGGCGGTTCGCAGGCCGTGGTGATTGCCGGCCCTATGGATGCGAAGATTGGCCTGACGATCTGCTATGATGTGCGCTTCGCGCCGCTCTACAGTGCGTTGGCGCGGGGCGGCGCCGAGATCATCACCGCGCCGGCGGCATTCACGGTGCCAACGGGGCAAGCGCATTGGGAAACGTTACTCCGCGCGCGCGCCATCGAAACCCATTGCTACGTGATTGCCCCAGCACAAGGCGGCAAGCACGAAGACGGCCGCTCTACCTACGGCCACTCGTTGATCATTGATCCCTGGGGCAAAGTGCTGGCGCACCTCGATCATGACGAGCCTGGTTACATTGTCGCGGATCTGGATTTAGATGCCGTTTCATCCGCGCGTGAGAAAATCCCCGCGTGGCAAGGCGGACGCAGTTTTACCGGCCCATGA
- a CDS encoding DUF1178 family protein, translated as MIKYDLRCDNGDEFEAWFGSISDYDKQAEAGLVECPHCGSKHVEKAPMAPAVQTARKKSERSERAVAMAMAAKVREHIKDNFDYVGDKFADEARKMHSGESEERAIWGEATPEQAQELAEEGISAAPLPAELAPVQPKKLN; from the coding sequence ATGATCAAGTACGATCTTCGTTGTGATAATGGCGATGAGTTTGAAGCCTGGTTCGGCTCGATCTCAGACTACGACAAGCAGGCTGAGGCCGGCTTGGTCGAATGCCCGCATTGTGGCTCAAAACATGTAGAAAAGGCGCCGATGGCGCCTGCGGTGCAAACGGCGCGGAAGAAATCCGAACGTAGCGAGCGCGCTGTTGCCATGGCGATGGCGGCGAAGGTGCGCGAGCACATCAAGGACAATTTCGACTATGTCGGCGACAAGTTCGCAGACGAGGCCCGCAAGATGCACTCAGGCGAAAGTGAAGAGCGCGCCATTTGGGGTGAAGCGACGCCAGAACAGGCACAGGAGCTTGCTGAGGAGGGCATCTCGGCCGCGCCACTGCCGGCGGAGTTGGCGCCGGTCCAGCCTAAGAAGCTGAACTGA
- the hemN gene encoding oxygen-independent coproporphyrinogen III oxidase, whose protein sequence is MDPRLLKYAELNVPRYTSYPTAPHFNESVDGVVFARWLSELTPSTSISLYVHVPYCQRMCWYCGCHAFAVRRDEPVAQYVEALGCEIDAVADASGGTRVRELHWGGGTPNSLSPERFQAIVERLHHRFDMSALERHAIELDPRLLTEEQAQTFARCGVNRASLGVQDLDAGVQAAIGREQPFERVRDAADRLRDVGIAALSFDLMYGLPHQTHESVRKTAELAASLRPDRFSVFGYAHVPWFKNRQRLIDAEALPGAEARLSLADTIGETLRAAGYVPIGYDHYALAGDPIARAARTGQLQRNFQGFVEADCDALIGLGPSSISTLPQGYAQNEPSVGDWRAKVNAGVFATRRGKALNTEDRRRRDLIMRLLCDFELEIADPRGFEREFAALVPLVEDGLVRVNGGRISVPAESRPFARVVAQVFDTYHQQGNARHSRAV, encoded by the coding sequence GTGGACCCGCGCTTACTCAAATATGCGGAACTCAACGTTCCGCGTTATACGAGCTACCCGACCGCGCCGCACTTTAACGAGAGTGTAGACGGGGTCGTTTTCGCGCGTTGGCTCAGCGAATTGACGCCGAGCACATCAATTTCGCTCTACGTGCATGTGCCGTATTGCCAGCGCATGTGCTGGTATTGCGGGTGTCACGCGTTTGCCGTCCGCCGAGACGAGCCGGTCGCGCAGTATGTGGAGGCGCTGGGTTGCGAGATTGATGCCGTTGCCGACGCGTCGGGCGGAACGCGTGTGCGAGAATTGCACTGGGGTGGTGGCACGCCGAATTCGCTCAGCCCGGAAAGATTTCAGGCCATAGTTGAGCGCCTGCATCATCGCTTTGATATGAGTGCGTTGGAGCGTCACGCCATTGAGCTTGACCCACGACTGCTGACCGAAGAACAGGCTCAAACGTTTGCACGTTGCGGCGTCAATCGTGCGTCGCTTGGGGTGCAAGATTTGGATGCGGGCGTGCAGGCCGCGATTGGGCGCGAACAACCTTTTGAGCGCGTGCGCGATGCGGCGGACCGTCTTCGTGACGTAGGCATTGCGGCGCTGAGCTTCGATCTCATGTACGGCCTACCGCACCAAACCCATGAGAGTGTACGCAAGACTGCCGAACTCGCAGCGTCGCTGCGCCCGGATCGCTTCTCGGTGTTTGGGTACGCGCATGTGCCATGGTTCAAAAATCGGCAGCGTTTGATAGATGCTGAGGCTCTGCCTGGCGCCGAAGCGCGTTTGAGTTTGGCTGACACGATTGGCGAGACGTTGCGTGCCGCGGGCTATGTGCCGATCGGCTACGATCACTACGCGCTCGCTGGCGATCCAATTGCGCGTGCGGCGCGAACAGGTCAGCTGCAACGCAACTTTCAGGGCTTCGTTGAAGCGGATTGTGACGCGCTCATTGGGCTCGGCCCATCTTCAATTTCCACGCTGCCGCAAGGTTATGCCCAAAATGAGCCGAGTGTCGGCGATTGGCGGGCGAAGGTGAACGCGGGCGTATTCGCAACGCGCCGTGGTAAGGCCCTCAATACCGAGGATCGGCGGCGGCGTGATTTGATTATGCGTTTGTTGTGTGACTTCGAGTTGGAGATTGCTGACCCAAGGGGCTTTGAACGCGAGTTCGCTGCTCTTGTCCCGTTGGTTGAGGATGGGTTGGTTCGTGTAAATGGCGGTAGAATATCCGTGCCTGCCGAAAGCCGGCCATTTGCACGTGTGGTGGCGCAGGTGTTTGACACTTACCATCAGCAAGGCAACGCGCGACATTCCAGGGCGGTCTAA
- the ubiG gene encoding bifunctional 2-polyprenyl-6-hydroxyphenol methylase/3-demethylubiquinol 3-O-methyltransferase UbiG, which yields MATTLDPVEIAKFSALAAEWWNPKGPFGALHRLNPVRLQYIRDLAQRHFARSGRRPLDGVRTLDLGCGGGLVSAPLARMGAKLTAIDASAEAIGAANAYAEQAGLDINFQNTTAEALVELGAQFELVTALEIIEHVSDVNVFLTAAAALVAPGGLLILSTINRTAKARALAITGAERILKWAPEGAHDYDKLVTPEEIRTGAPTLRWDEPVGISFQPLGSGWAISHDIDVNYMMAGRKAA from the coding sequence ATGGCCACCACGCTGGACCCCGTAGAGATCGCCAAATTCAGCGCGCTTGCCGCTGAGTGGTGGAATCCCAAAGGCCCGTTTGGCGCACTCCACCGGCTGAACCCGGTTCGTCTCCAATATATACGCGATCTGGCGCAGAGACATTTCGCGCGCAGCGGACGCCGCCCTCTCGATGGCGTGAGGACACTCGATCTCGGCTGCGGCGGCGGCCTTGTCTCGGCGCCGCTCGCGCGCATGGGCGCGAAGCTCACGGCGATAGACGCCTCCGCCGAGGCAATCGGCGCAGCGAACGCTTACGCCGAGCAAGCTGGCTTAGACATAAACTTTCAGAACACCACAGCCGAGGCGCTGGTTGAACTCGGTGCGCAATTCGAATTGGTGACGGCGCTCGAAATCATCGAGCACGTCTCGGATGTGAATGTATTTCTCACCGCCGCCGCCGCGCTTGTCGCGCCAGGCGGCCTTCTCATACTCTCGACTATCAACCGGACCGCTAAGGCGCGCGCACTTGCCATAACCGGCGCCGAGCGCATCCTCAAATGGGCGCCCGAGGGCGCGCACGATTACGACAAGCTCGTCACTCCCGAAGAGATCCGCACCGGCGCGCCAACACTGCGATGGGATGAGCCTGTCGGGATTAGCTTCCAGCCACTCGGCAGCGGTTGGGCCATCTCTCACGACATCGACGTGAACTACATGATGGCGGGACGTAAGGCCGCTTAG